One region of Flavobacterium pisciphilum genomic DNA includes:
- a CDS encoding transglycosylase domain-containing protein, whose protein sequence is MKTKKQKIVLALKIVVMLFIVVLVGAYFFRDALLHKAIAKVSDKMNKEYNSTFSVKTASFDGLSGIKLTNVILVPKNADTLCNIHSIETSISLSHLLVGDIQVGTLKIDKGYIQLVKKGNIKNFDAFLKKDNTNTSKNEKREYATYAYRIISKLLNLVPTDMKLENLIFKIDDNGKKAQIAINKLVLIDKELETNLHVQTKTFDQRWNIKGFADPRNKKADIRFFNLDTGAIRVPYIDDRFNMLASFDSIRLNIENIKKSGSELHIDGYSSITNLKINHPKIASKDVIIKNARFDYRFLLGSDFISIDSTSTVQLNKIKLHPYVSYNTKSDTVYTLKVAIPKMKAQDFIVSLPDGLFTNFQGMEATGNFDYKLDFKFNKNKPNSLVFDSKLNKENLAITKYGQANLSKLNGEFVYRAIIKNVLQRPILIGSGNPNYTPFEQISPYLQKCVLTTEDPSFFSHRGFINEAFKQSILKNIRTKKFSRGASTISMQLVKNVFLTREKTLSRKLEEILLVYILENNRVVSKQRMLEVYFNIIEWGPNVYGIGEASHFYFQKSPSELSLNECLFLATIIPSPRKFTYQFNDQGNLKDYAIRNQKFLSNIMLRRGILTPEDTINRLPVYVSGNARSLLRIKAPDSTAVPIDSMGIDDEFNL, encoded by the coding sequence ATGAAAACAAAAAAACAAAAAATAGTATTGGCTCTCAAAATTGTAGTCATGCTATTTATTGTAGTACTAGTTGGTGCTTATTTCTTTCGAGATGCCCTTTTGCATAAAGCAATTGCAAAAGTCTCCGACAAAATGAATAAAGAATACAACAGTACGTTTTCAGTAAAAACAGCTTCATTTGATGGCCTTTCGGGTATAAAACTAACCAATGTAATTTTAGTCCCAAAAAATGCTGATACACTTTGTAATATTCATAGTATAGAAACCAGCATTAGTCTATCTCATTTATTGGTAGGAGACATTCAAGTTGGTACATTAAAAATTGACAAGGGTTATATACAATTAGTAAAAAAAGGAAACATCAAGAACTTCGATGCTTTCCTAAAAAAAGACAATACCAATACATCTAAAAATGAAAAAAGAGAATATGCTACTTATGCATATCGAATTATATCAAAATTATTAAATCTTGTTCCAACTGATATGAAGTTGGAAAATTTAATTTTTAAGATTGATGATAATGGTAAAAAAGCACAAATTGCAATAAATAAATTGGTCTTGATTGATAAAGAACTTGAAACCAATTTACACGTTCAAACCAAAACATTCGACCAACGTTGGAATATAAAAGGTTTTGCCGATCCAAGAAATAAAAAAGCCGACATTCGATTTTTTAATCTCGATACAGGAGCAATTCGAGTTCCTTATATCGATGATCGTTTTAATATGCTCGCTAGCTTCGACTCCATTCGATTGAATATTGAGAATATTAAAAAAAGTGGAAGCGAACTACATATAGATGGATATTCTTCTATTACAAATTTAAAAATCAACCATCCGAAAATTGCTAGCAAAGATGTAATTATAAAGAATGCTCGCTTTGATTATCGCTTCTTATTAGGTTCTGATTTTATCTCGATAGACAGCACTTCGACTGTTCAATTAAATAAAATAAAACTTCACCCTTACGTATCTTATAATACAAAATCAGATACTGTTTACACTTTGAAAGTTGCCATTCCTAAAATGAAAGCACAAGACTTCATTGTTTCATTACCAGATGGTTTATTTACCAATTTCCAAGGCATGGAAGCAACTGGAAATTTCGATTACAAACTCGATTTCAAATTCAACAAGAACAAACCAAATAGCTTAGTTTTTGATAGTAAACTAAACAAAGAAAACCTTGCAATTACTAAATATGGTCAAGCAAACCTCAGCAAGTTAAATGGGGAATTTGTATATCGCGCCATCATAAAAAATGTATTACAAAGACCTATTTTGATAGGTTCTGGAAACCCAAACTATACTCCTTTTGAACAAATTTCTCCCTATCTTCAAAAATGTGTTTTAACTACAGAAGACCCATCATTCTTCTCACATCGTGGTTTTATTAATGAAGCTTTCAAACAATCGATTTTAAAAAACATCCGAACTAAGAAATTTTCTCGTGGTGCAAGTACAATTAGCATGCAATTGGTGAAAAATGTTTTTCTTACCAGAGAAAAAACTTTATCACGCAAACTCGAAGAAATTTTATTGGTTTATATACTCGAAAATAATCGTGTTGTAAGTAAGCAACGCATGCTGGAGGTTTATTTTAATATTATCGAATGGGGACCAAATGTATATGGAATTGGAGAAGCAAGTCATTTCTATTTCCAAAAAAGTCCATCAGAGCTATCCTTAAACGAATGCCTATTCCTAGCTACTATTATTCCAAGTCCACGAAAATTTACTTATCAGTTTAATGATCAAGGTAATTTAAAAGACTATGCCATTCGAAATCAAAAATTCCTTAGCAATATTATGTTGCGTCGTGGCATTCTGACACCAGAAGACACCATTAATAGATTACCTGTGTATGTTTCTGGTAATGCCCGTTCGTTATTGCGAATAAAGGCTCCTGACTCAACAGCAGTTCCTATTGATTCAATGGGTATTGATGATGAATTTAATCTTTAA
- a CDS encoding LytR/AlgR family response regulator transcription factor, with protein MMTFQKIKSVIVEDELAAREVLKNYLSKYCPQVEVIGEAQNIKEAVPLLHELQPQLVFLDVEMPFGNAFDVLEACKDLHFETIFVTAFSEYSLKALNQSAAYYLLKPISIEELIVAVNKVHHQVMNHEIFNRNKIIVENFHETKPEKQQVILPTLEGFEVVKMEKIVRLKGNGNFTDLYLDDGSKKMVCRFLKHFSEILPLPFIRVHKSHIINMNCVKSYNKGGIIMLNDGTEIEVSPTYKEDFLKNFK; from the coding sequence ATGATGACTTTTCAAAAGATAAAAAGTGTAATTGTAGAAGATGAGTTGGCTGCGAGAGAAGTGCTTAAGAATTATTTAAGTAAGTATTGTCCGCAGGTGGAAGTTATTGGCGAAGCACAAAATATAAAAGAGGCAGTTCCGTTGCTACATGAATTACAGCCTCAATTGGTTTTTTTGGATGTCGAAATGCCTTTTGGAAATGCTTTTGATGTTTTGGAAGCCTGTAAAGATTTACATTTTGAAACTATTTTTGTCACTGCTTTTTCCGAATATTCCTTAAAAGCTTTAAACCAAAGCGCAGCTTATTATTTGCTGAAACCTATTAGTATCGAAGAGTTGATTGTTGCGGTAAACAAAGTGCATCATCAAGTGATGAACCATGAGATTTTTAACAGAAACAAAATTATTGTTGAAAATTTCCATGAAACAAAACCTGAGAAACAACAAGTTATTTTGCCAACATTAGAAGGTTTTGAAGTAGTGAAAATGGAAAAAATTGTGCGTTTAAAAGGCAATGGAAACTTCACCGATTTATATCTAGATGATGGAAGTAAGAAAATGGTTTGCCGGTTCTTAAAGCACTTTTCTGAAATCTTACCATTGCCATTTATACGAGTTCATAAGTCACATATTATCAATATGAATTGTGTGAAATCCTATAATAAAGGAGGGATTATAATGTTAAACGACGGAACTGAAATTGAAGTTTCTCCTACTTACAAAGAGGATTTTTTGAAAAACTTCAAATAA
- a CDS encoding tetratricopeptide repeat-containing sensor histidine kinase — MRYLLVVFSLFIMLLLPFGVMAQDSIAKKKAVPVSKISKAAGSLKVALDTNDETQIGQNYERLANEFLNKGDNAKAEEYFTKALASYTKQNLAEDKTRVRRSIAKVQESQKKFGLAIKNYEAAGAISEGKNEEKINLNDANRLRMQASPVAQAGYVNSNIELLKKENKVDEVAAAYVQKAENSLQQKNKEVAIESYNKALTYAKDKPEAIIKIKNEIANVYASDNEFEKAIGINERLLAEAKTKQDYTTQIKQLQSLATLYFKKEEPKKAIVSLKEAYNLASKNGNSSEAKKSLSALIQYYKTKGDDKESIALYEQFFKNFDKLIESDTTLIDAKTFQVTEDKIRQLEKEKTLKDELITKKNTFNYFLLGSIVLLLLLFLFIIKALYSIKTKNKKIALQSLRREMNPHFIFNSLNSVNQFISENKELEANKYLTSYSKLMRNMMENSNKDFISLDKEIEQLKKYLDLEHLRFEDKFDFKISVDEALDAETVLIPNMIIQPHLENAIWHGLRYLDKKGFLYLNFGFVADKVVITIEDDGIGLTKSRELKTSNQKAHESRGLSNTKERIGLLNELYKKNISFEIIEKESLETGTIVRIVFPLIDKL, encoded by the coding sequence ATGAGATATTTATTAGTCGTTTTTTCTTTATTTATAATGTTGTTACTTCCATTTGGAGTAATGGCACAGGACTCTATTGCTAAGAAAAAGGCGGTGCCAGTTTCTAAAATTAGTAAGGCAGCAGGTAGTTTAAAAGTAGCCTTGGATACAAATGATGAAACACAGATTGGTCAGAATTATGAGCGTCTAGCTAATGAGTTTCTTAACAAAGGAGATAATGCAAAAGCCGAAGAGTATTTTACAAAAGCATTAGCAAGTTATACCAAACAAAATTTAGCTGAAGATAAAACCCGAGTAAGAAGAAGTATTGCCAAAGTACAAGAGAGTCAAAAAAAGTTTGGATTGGCAATTAAAAATTATGAAGCTGCAGGAGCTATTTCTGAAGGGAAAAATGAAGAAAAGATAAACCTTAATGATGCCAATCGTCTGCGAATGCAAGCAAGCCCTGTTGCACAAGCGGGATATGTAAATTCGAATATTGAGTTGCTTAAAAAAGAAAATAAAGTAGATGAGGTTGCTGCTGCTTATGTTCAGAAAGCCGAAAATTCTTTGCAGCAAAAAAACAAAGAAGTTGCAATTGAAAGTTATAATAAAGCACTTACCTACGCAAAAGATAAGCCAGAGGCAATAATTAAAATCAAAAATGAAATAGCCAATGTATATGCTTCAGATAATGAGTTTGAGAAAGCAATTGGCATCAACGAAAGACTTTTGGCGGAAGCCAAAACCAAACAGGATTATACTACACAAATAAAACAATTACAATCATTAGCAACGCTTTATTTTAAAAAAGAGGAGCCTAAAAAAGCAATCGTATCGCTTAAAGAGGCTTATAATCTTGCATCTAAAAACGGAAATTCTAGTGAAGCAAAGAAAAGTTTGTCTGCCTTAATTCAATATTATAAAACCAAAGGTGATGATAAAGAAAGTATTGCATTGTATGAACAATTCTTTAAAAATTTCGATAAGTTAATTGAATCGGATACAACGCTTATCGATGCTAAAACGTTTCAAGTTACTGAGGATAAAATACGTCAATTAGAAAAAGAAAAGACATTAAAAGATGAGTTGATTACAAAGAAAAACACATTTAATTACTTTCTTTTAGGTTCAATCGTATTGCTTTTGCTTCTGTTTTTATTTATTATAAAAGCATTGTATTCCATAAAAACAAAAAACAAAAAAATTGCATTACAATCGTTGCGAAGAGAAATGAATCCTCATTTTATCTTTAATAGTTTAAATAGTGTAAATCAATTTATCTCAGAAAATAAAGAATTAGAAGCCAATAAATACTTGACTTCTTATTCTAAACTAATGCGAAATATGATGGAGAATTCTAATAAGGATTTCATTTCATTAGATAAAGAGATTGAACAGCTCAAAAAATATTTAGATTTAGAACACTTGAGGTTTGAAGATAAATTTGACTTTAAAATTAGTGTTGATGAAGCTTTGGATGCAGAAACAGTTTTAATTCCTAATATGATTATTCAGCCACATCTAGAAAATGCAATTTGGCATGGATTGCGTTATCTGGATAAGAAAGGGTTTCTATATCTTAATTTTGGGTTTGTTGCAGATAAGGTTGTAATAACGATAGAAGATGATGGAATTGGTTTAACCAAAAGTAGGGAGCTAAAAACAAGCAATCAAAAAGCACATGAATCCAGAGGATTAAGTAACACTAAGGAACGAATAGGTTTGTTGAACGAATTGTATAAAAAGAATATTTCTTTTGAAATTATTGAAAAAGAATCGCTAGAGACAGGTACTATTGTTCGAATTGTTTTTCCGTTAATAGATAAATTATGA
- a CDS encoding glycogen/starch synthase: MKDKRILYVSSEVVPYLAENEVSLMSYDVPKMINDQGGQIRIFMPRYGNINERRHQLHEVIRLSGMNLVVNDLDMPLIIKVASIPKERIQVYFIDNDEYFKRKATFADEEGVLYPDNDERAIFFAKGVVETVKKLNWVPDIIHVHGWMAAMLPIYMKHYYKHEALFSDTKIVTSVYTQSFDETLDPEMIKKVKFDGVPHEAVSDLEIPNYENILKASILHSDGVIIASNNLSSSLTKFIESSGKPFLPFVPKDAFAEAYTNFYKNEVL; this comes from the coding sequence ATGAAAGATAAGAGGATATTGTATGTATCATCTGAAGTTGTGCCTTATTTAGCTGAAAATGAGGTTTCTTTAATGTCTTATGATGTGCCAAAAATGATTAACGATCAGGGCGGACAAATAAGGATTTTCATGCCAAGATATGGAAATATCAATGAAAGAAGACACCAGTTACACGAAGTTATCAGGCTTTCTGGAATGAATTTGGTAGTGAACGACTTAGATATGCCATTGATTATTAAGGTAGCATCTATTCCTAAGGAAAGAATTCAGGTTTATTTTATAGACAACGATGAGTATTTTAAAAGGAAAGCTACTTTTGCGGATGAAGAGGGCGTATTGTATCCAGATAATGACGAAAGAGCAATTTTCTTTGCTAAAGGAGTCGTAGAAACAGTTAAGAAATTAAACTGGGTTCCGGATATAATACATGTGCATGGATGGATGGCTGCTATGTTGCCGATCTACATGAAACATTATTATAAGCATGAAGCTTTATTTTCAGATACAAAAATTGTTACATCTGTTTATACGCAATCGTTTGATGAAACCCTAGATCCTGAAATGATCAAGAAGGTGAAGTTTGATGGAGTTCCGCATGAAGCTGTTTCGGATTTAGAAATTCCAAATTATGAAAATATATTAAAAGCAAGTATTCTTCATTCAGATGGGGTAATAATAGCCTCAAATAATCTGTCTTCAAGTTTAACAAAATTTATAGAATCTTCAGGAAAACCTTTTTTACCTTTCGTCCCAAAAGATGCATTCGCAGAGGCGTATACAAATTTTTATAAAAACGAGGTTCTTTAA
- the panC gene encoding pantoate--beta-alanine ligase has product MFALNFNNTTMHIFYGKVALIAYLKTIKTENSSVGFVPTMGALHQGHLALMQRSLNENDDTVVSIFVNPTQFNNQEDLAKYPRTLEEDVRKMRALSDKIILYAPTVEDIYEGHTVSQSFDFDGLENQMEGKFRPGHFNGVGTIVKRLFEIITPTNAYFGEKDFQQLQIVKKMVEKNHLPVNVVGCPIFREPNQLAMSSRNERLTSDERQEAAIIYQILTEAKEIFQTKSPEETIEFVENSFKNNDRFELEYFVIADESTLLPIDHKSKDKNYRAFIAVFVNSIRLIDTISLN; this is encoded by the coding sequence ATGTTTGCACTAAATTTTAATAATACCACCATGCATATTTTCTACGGTAAAGTTGCTTTAATAGCTTATTTGAAAACTATTAAAACCGAAAATTCGAGTGTTGGTTTCGTACCAACCATGGGCGCTTTACACCAAGGTCACCTAGCATTAATGCAACGATCATTGAACGAAAATGATGATACAGTTGTGAGTATTTTTGTGAATCCTACACAGTTTAACAACCAAGAAGATTTAGCAAAATACCCCCGAACCCTAGAAGAAGATGTAAGAAAAATGCGCGCTTTAAGCGATAAAATAATTTTATACGCTCCAACCGTTGAAGACATTTATGAAGGGCATACCGTTTCACAATCATTTGATTTCGACGGATTAGAAAATCAAATGGAAGGAAAATTCAGACCTGGACATTTTAATGGTGTAGGTACAATTGTAAAGCGTTTGTTTGAAATCATTACTCCTACAAATGCCTATTTTGGAGAAAAAGATTTCCAACAACTACAAATTGTAAAAAAAATGGTCGAAAAAAACCATCTACCTGTAAATGTTGTTGGCTGTCCAATTTTCAGAGAACCAAATCAACTAGCAATGAGCTCAAGAAATGAGCGTTTAACATCTGATGAACGCCAAGAAGCTGCTATAATTTATCAAATTTTAACTGAAGCAAAAGAAATATTTCAAACAAAAAGCCCAGAGGAAACAATTGAATTTGTAGAAAACTCTTTCAAAAACAATGACAGGTTTGAATTAGAATATTTCGTAATTGCTGACGAATCTACATTATTACCTATTGATCACAAAAGTAAAGACAAAAACTACCGTGCATTTATAGCAGTATTTGTTAATTCTATAAGGTTGATTGATACTATTTCATTAAATTAA
- a CDS encoding alpha/beta hydrolase, which yields MKKVYLLLLFLSITAFSQRKTETINSIPLGEARTITIELPASYETNKTRKYPVLYLFDGEYLLDPFSGALKYGVYWDDLPETIIVAIDQNKNDEREDDSTFDGINGLPFEKGAKFFEFVAGEVIPKIEKNYRTAPFRIIAGHGVTAGYLNFFLYKEVPLFNAYISMSPELATQMEVRVPEKFAKLKTPLFYYLSAADGDSKKTKEPIQKLDQNIKIANNPLINYKYDLFKNTTYYSAVLYAIPNALNQIFEAYKPINLTEYNDKIVILKSGYVDYLREKYDIITKTLGVEMPVRMNDYIAIETAILKNNAYDELGILAEIANTSYPKAMLGEYALGLMYEKMGDAKRASKKYQNASQMEPIGKLNKDLMYDKIDEMNDLIKKK from the coding sequence ATGAAAAAAGTTTACCTACTATTATTATTCCTTTCAATTACAGCTTTTTCTCAAAGAAAAACAGAAACTATTAATTCAATACCATTAGGAGAAGCAAGAACAATAACTATTGAACTACCCGCTTCTTACGAAACCAATAAAACCAGAAAATACCCAGTCCTTTATTTATTTGATGGAGAATATCTTCTTGACCCATTTAGCGGTGCTTTAAAATACGGAGTATATTGGGATGATCTGCCAGAAACTATTATTGTAGCCATTGATCAAAACAAAAATGATGAACGTGAAGATGATTCAACCTTTGACGGAATCAATGGATTGCCATTTGAAAAAGGAGCTAAGTTTTTTGAATTCGTTGCAGGGGAAGTAATTCCAAAAATTGAAAAAAATTACCGCACCGCACCATTCCGAATTATTGCCGGTCATGGAGTAACTGCTGGCTATTTGAATTTTTTCTTATATAAAGAAGTGCCACTATTTAATGCATACATTTCTATGAGTCCAGAACTTGCAACACAAATGGAAGTTCGTGTTCCTGAAAAATTTGCTAAATTAAAAACACCTTTGTTTTATTATTTATCCGCAGCTGATGGAGATAGTAAAAAGACCAAAGAACCTATCCAAAAATTAGATCAAAATATTAAGATTGCTAATAACCCTTTAATAAATTACAAATACGATTTATTTAAAAACACTACTTATTACTCCGCTGTTTTATATGCAATCCCAAATGCGTTGAATCAAATTTTTGAAGCTTACAAGCCTATAAATTTAACCGAGTACAATGACAAAATTGTTATTCTTAAATCTGGCTATGTTGATTACCTAAGAGAAAAATACGATATAATTACAAAAACTTTAGGTGTTGAAATGCCTGTTCGTATGAATGATTATATAGCAATAGAAACTGCTATTTTAAAAAATAATGCATACGATGAATTAGGCATATTAGCTGAAATAGCAAATACTAGTTATCCTAAAGCAATGTTAGGCGAATATGCACTAGGATTAATGTACGAAAAAATGGGAGATGCAAAAAGAGCTTCCAAAAAATACCAAAATGCTTCACAAATGGAGCCTATTGGCAAACTGAATAAAGATTTGATGTACGACAAAATAGATGAAATGAATGATCTTATCAAAAAGAAATAA
- the panD gene encoding aspartate 1-decarboxylase gives MQIQVVKSKIHRVKVTGADLNYIGSITIDEALLDASNIIEGEKVAIVNINNGERFETYAIKGERNSGEITLNGPAARKVQKDDIIIIISYATLEFEEAKSFKPWIVFPNENDNSLT, from the coding sequence ATGCAAATTCAAGTAGTAAAATCTAAAATACACCGCGTTAAAGTAACTGGAGCCGATCTTAATTATATTGGCAGCATTACTATTGACGAAGCTTTACTAGACGCCTCAAACATCATTGAAGGCGAAAAAGTAGCAATTGTTAACATTAATAATGGAGAACGCTTTGAAACGTATGCCATTAAAGGAGAACGAAATTCAGGCGAAATAACCCTTAATGGACCTGCAGCAAGAAAAGTACAAAAAGATGATATCATCATCATCATTTCTTATGCAACATTAGAATTTGAAGAAGCCAAATCCTTCAAACCATGGATTGTTTTCCCAAATGAAAACGATAATTCGTTGACATAA
- a CDS encoding DUF4270 domain-containing protein — protein MYNTSFFRKILLVASVVFLYSCDKDFNVIGDDLIGENNFDLATYTSNVVAYNQQITPIQSNNLTSNQLGIHVNPAFGTTVASFATQLTLATVNPTIGADPVIQSVELEVPYYSRSTKLNDDGSRVYQLDSIYGPTAGKMKLSVYQSGYYMADLDPNGNFVNPQLYFTDQNSTFDAAKVGSRLNNAANVGQNDVFFFDPAEIVETTKDDAGKETVTRRAPAMKLSLDKTVFQDKILNAPAGKLTTNDVFKDYFRGLYFKVESNGEVGSLANIDFRRGKITIKYKAKTEITTDPAETTEDKTLVLNLTGNTVNLLQQVNVDPTFNTAITTPKATGDEKLYLKGGEGSMAIVELFAPGELAEIRSKGWLVNEANLIFNIDSDAMKNSSEPNRIYLYDFNNNRPIVDYYNDGTPSATADAKKIKQVFSGILNVDPVTKRGSTYKIRITNHVRNLIKYADSTNVKLGIAVTEDITVITSNKLKNINIKTVKGDPFTKAPRASVMNPLGTILYGGNTPDESKRLKLQIYYTKPN, from the coding sequence ATGTACAATACTTCTTTTTTTAGAAAAATACTTTTAGTAGCAAGCGTTGTTTTTTTATATTCTTGCGATAAGGATTTTAATGTTATTGGTGATGATTTAATTGGTGAGAATAATTTTGATTTGGCAACATATACATCTAATGTAGTGGCTTATAATCAACAAATAACTCCAATACAATCTAATAATTTAACTTCAAATCAATTGGGGATTCATGTTAATCCTGCTTTTGGTACTACTGTTGCTAGTTTTGCCACACAATTGACTTTGGCAACAGTTAATCCTACAATAGGAGCAGATCCTGTTATTCAAAGTGTTGAGTTAGAGGTTCCATATTATAGTAGATCAACTAAGTTAAATGATGATGGAAGTCGTGTATATCAGTTAGATTCAATTTATGGTCCTACAGCTGGTAAAATGAAACTTAGTGTTTATCAGTCAGGGTACTATATGGCTGATTTGGATCCAAATGGGAATTTCGTAAATCCGCAACTTTATTTTACAGATCAAAATTCTACTTTTGATGCTGCAAAAGTTGGGTCTCGCTTAAATAATGCTGCAAATGTTGGTCAAAATGATGTGTTTTTCTTCGATCCAGCTGAAATAGTTGAGACAACTAAAGACGATGCAGGTAAAGAAACTGTTACTAGACGTGCACCAGCGATGAAATTATCATTGGATAAAACTGTTTTTCAAGATAAAATACTTAATGCTCCAGCAGGTAAGTTGACTACAAATGATGTTTTTAAAGATTATTTTAGAGGTTTGTACTTTAAGGTAGAAAGTAACGGAGAAGTTGGTAGCTTGGCTAATATTGATTTTAGAAGAGGTAAGATTACTATTAAATATAAAGCAAAAACAGAGATAACGACAGATCCTGCTGAAACAACTGAGGATAAAACTCTCGTTCTTAATTTGACAGGTAATACGGTAAATTTATTGCAACAAGTTAATGTTGATCCAACGTTTAATACGGCAATAACAACTCCAAAAGCAACTGGAGATGAAAAGTTGTATTTAAAAGGAGGAGAAGGATCAATGGCAATAGTTGAGCTTTTTGCGCCAGGAGAATTAGCAGAAATAAGAAGTAAAGGTTGGTTGGTTAACGAAGCTAATTTAATTTTTAATATTGATTCTGACGCTATGAAAAATAGTTCGGAGCCAAATAGAATTTATTTGTATGATTTTAATAATAATCGACCTATTGTAGATTATTATAATGATGGAACGCCTAGTGCTACAGCTGATGCAAAAAAAATAAAACAGGTTTTTAGTGGTATTTTAAATGTTGATCCTGTTACTAAAAGAGGTTCGACTTATAAAATCAGAATTACAAATCACGTTAGGAATTTGATAAAATATGCAGATTCTACTAATGTGAAGTTAGGGATTGCTGTTACTGAGGATATAACTGTTATTACTTCTAATAAATTAAAAAATATAAATATAAAAACGGTGAAAGGAGATCCTTTTACTAAAGCGCCGAGAGCATCGGTAATGAATCCTTTAGGAACAATCCTTTATGGAGGAAATACGCCAGATGAGAGTAAGAGATTAAAACTTCAGATTTACTACACGAAACCAAATTAA
- the radA gene encoding DNA repair protein RadA has product MSKVKTTFFCQNCGAQYSKWQGQCNSCKEWNAIAEEIIQKQEKVAWKSEPTPTGKAPRPLRINEIDSTQEVRMDTTDGELNRVLGGGIVPGSLTLLGGEPGIGKSTLLLQVSLQLPYKTLYVSGEESQKQIKMRAERITPNGDNCYILTETKTQNIFKQIEAIQPEIVIIDSIQTLHTDYIESTAGSISQIRETTAELIKFAKETNIPVILIGHITKDGNIAGPKILEHMVDTVLQFEGDRNHVYRILRSLKNRFGSTAELGIYEMLGSGLREVSNPSEILISHKDEELSGTAIASTLEGMRPLMIEIQSLVSTAVYGTPQRSTTGYNAKRLNMILAVLEKRAGFRLGAKDVFLNVTGGISVDDPAIDLAVVAAILSSNEDIPVTKGFCFAGEVGLSGEIRPVNRVDQRIQEAEKLGFSTIFVSKYNKIALKNTGIKIELVAKIEDVASILFG; this is encoded by the coding sequence ATGTCAAAAGTTAAAACAACCTTTTTTTGCCAAAATTGTGGCGCTCAATATTCTAAATGGCAAGGACAATGTAATTCGTGCAAAGAATGGAATGCCATAGCTGAGGAAATCATTCAAAAACAAGAAAAAGTTGCTTGGAAAAGTGAACCTACCCCAACTGGTAAAGCACCTCGCCCTTTAAGAATAAACGAAATTGATTCGACTCAAGAGGTTCGCATGGACACAACCGATGGCGAATTAAATCGTGTTCTTGGTGGTGGTATTGTACCTGGGTCATTAACTCTTTTAGGTGGAGAACCTGGAATTGGTAAAAGTACCCTTTTGCTTCAGGTTTCATTACAATTACCATACAAAACTCTTTATGTTTCAGGTGAAGAAAGCCAGAAACAAATAAAAATGCGTGCCGAAAGAATTACACCAAATGGTGACAATTGTTATATTCTTACCGAAACCAAAACTCAAAACATCTTTAAACAGATAGAAGCAATTCAACCTGAAATAGTAATCATCGATTCTATCCAAACGCTTCATACTGATTATATCGAATCGACTGCTGGAAGTATTTCTCAGATTCGAGAAACTACAGCCGAGTTAATAAAGTTCGCTAAAGAAACCAATATTCCCGTAATTCTAATTGGACACATTACCAAAGATGGAAACATCGCAGGTCCGAAGATATTGGAACACATGGTAGATACTGTTCTACAATTTGAGGGTGACAGAAATCATGTATATCGTATTTTAAGATCACTAAAAAACCGTTTTGGATCGACTGCCGAATTAGGTATTTACGAAATGTTAGGAAGCGGTTTAAGAGAAGTATCTAATCCATCTGAGATATTAATTTCACATAAAGATGAAGAATTATCAGGAACAGCAATTGCCTCAACACTCGAGGGAATGCGTCCGTTAATGATCGAGATACAATCTTTAGTAAGCACGGCCGTTTACGGAACACCTCAACGAAGCACAACTGGCTATAACGCTAAAAGATTAAATATGATTTTGGCAGTTTTAGAAAAAAGAGCTGGGTTTCGTTTGGGAGCAAAAGATGTTTTCCTAAACGTTACCGGAGGAATTTCTGTAGATGACCCAGCAATAGATCTAGCTGTTGTAGCTGCTATTTTATCTTCAAATGAAGATATTCCCGTAACCAAAGGATTCTGTTTTGCAGGAGAGGTTGGCTTATCTGGTGAAATTCGTCCTGTAAATAGAGTAGATCAACGCATACAAGAAGCAGAAAAATTAGGATTTTCGACTATTTTTGTATCAAAATACAATAAAATTGCGTTAAAGAATACAGGAATCAAAATTGAGCTTGTGGCAAAAATAGAAGATGTTGCTAGCATTCTTTTTGGATAA